One genomic region from Cydia amplana chromosome Z, ilCydAmpl1.1, whole genome shotgun sequence encodes:
- the LOC134660871 gene encoding UDP-xylose and UDP-N-acetylglucosamine transporter-like — MYIKSTVTKVFVSCCSSAFLMEILMTKAPECATLITFLQAFFISLQGFVFTTKFGMVKPSIPIKQYIILVLLFFITNVANNYVYSLHVPSTLHMIIRSASSPVSMLVSWYMLNRTPKPTRAVGSVLISAGVALALYGGATIEQERGTFVYWCIGVAILLATLVTGAFTGLQQEMLYAKHGKHPEEMLFYTHALPLVIFLFITPHLYNTALTLDLETWLIIALNIISQFFCTQSVHQLATKESSVTVTFILTLRKFVSLILSSVVFKNNVTILHVAGTLLVAVGTYVYFDYFVWKQRPVKYKQYLIPKLK; from the exons ATGTATATAAAAAGCACGGTGACTAAAGTGTTCGTATCATGTTGCTCTAGTGCCTTTTTGATGGAAATTTTGATGACGAAAGCACCGGAATGCGCTACTTTAATAACGTTTTTACAGGCTTTCTTTATATCTCTACAAGGTTTTGTATTCACCACGAAATTCGGCATG gtGAAACCCTCGATACCTATTAAGCAATACATAATTCTGGtgctgttattttttattaccaatgTAGCTAATAACTATGTGTACTCATTGCATGTGCCATCTACCCTGCACATGATCATCAG ATCAGCATCCTCACCCGTCAGCATGTTAGTATCATGGTACATGTTGAATCGCACTCCAAAGCCGACTAGAGCTGTCGGCTCTGTCCTCATTAGTGCAGGAGTGGCGCTGGCGTTGTATGGCGGCGCCACTATAGAGCAGGAGCGAGGCACTTTCGTGTATTGGTGCATTG GTGTGGCGATATTGCTGGCTACGCTGGTGACAGGGGCGTTTACTGGCCTGCAGCAGGAAATGTTGTATGCCAAGCATGGAAAACATCCTGAGGAG ATGCTGTTCTACACGCACGCTTTACCCCTCGTCATATTTCTATTCATCACCCCCCACCTATACAATACAGCATTAACCCTAGACCTAGAAACCTGGCTTATAATAGCCCTAAATATAATATCTCAGTTTTTCTGCACCCAATCCGTCCACCAGCTAGCCACAAAGGAATCTTCAGTCACGGTGACTTTTATACTAACTTTAAGAAAGTTCGTGTCACTGATATTGTCTTccgtagtttttaaaaataacgtGACCATTTTACACGTCGCGGGTACATTGTTGGTTGCTGTAGGTACGTATGTGTATTTCGACTATTTTGTGTGGAAGCAGAGGCCTGTTAAATATaagca gtacttaatacctaaactgaaataa